A window of Oncorhynchus kisutch isolate 150728-3 linkage group LG10, Okis_V2, whole genome shotgun sequence contains these coding sequences:
- the LOC109897843 gene encoding cyclic AMP-responsive element-binding protein 3-like protein 3-B → MDHYSDQGCDGIELLDLLFDQNNGILRHEEMGHHDNHAWPIHEPNVCPAEQQSEDFLNALLSGSGSVSGSPLWSPSPSDSGISEDPHSDQMDSPQRPESPPMEPHFIPPQPQTKVALDANFSIDINGWDSGFYPGRTGGTECSSDAHTTQLSSGFPLTVKDLLLSGTSDPPPQHSQQSFQELILNEDEKKLLAKEGVTLPSQLPLTKYEERILKKIRRKIRNKQSAQESRKKKKEYIDGLESRMAACNTHNQELQRKVFQLEKCNTSLMGQLHRLQSLVMGSSKKTAQTGTCVLVLLLSFSIILFPSLNPFAKVSQGGDFSPVRVQSRSLHNLQSSRVLHVIDQLYQTADDKAKPPDNHVLGDQGVDAIMSLLGKLGTGHSSQGLPNFDPMSQNNSMDEQVHFQGDPITGHIATVTWNPHRRATLRPHADDM, encoded by the exons ATGGACCACTATTCAGACCAG GGTTGCGACGGGATTGAGCTGCTTGATTTGCTGTTTGATCAAAACAATGGCATCCTCCGTCATGAGGAGATGGGACACCATGACAACCATGCCTGGCCAATCCACGAGCCAAAC GTGTGTCCAGCAGAGCAACAAAGCGAGGACTTCCTGAATGCCCTCCTGAGTGGCAGTGGCTCAGTGTCGGGGTCCCCCCTGTGGTCTCCCTCTCCTAGTGACAGTGGCATCAGTGAGGACCCGCACTCGGATCAGATGGACAGCCCCCAGCGCCCTGAGAGCCCTCCCATGGAGCCCCACTTCATCCCCCCTCAGCCACAAACCAAGGTCGCCCTGGATGCCAACTTCTCCATTGATATCA ATGGCTGGGACTCAGGCTTCTACCCAGGCAGGACTGGGGGGACAGAGTGTTCCTCTGATGCACACACAACCCAGCTGTCTTCTGGCTTCCCCCTCACTGTCAAGGACCTACTGCTCTCTGGCACATCTGATCCG CCCCCACAGCATTCCCAACAGTCCTTCCAAGAGTTGATTCTTAATGAGGATGAGAAAAAACTGCTGGCCAAGGAGGGGGTGACTCTTCCTAGCCAATTACCTCTCACAAAG TATGAGGAGAGGATTCTGAAGAAAATTCGCAGAAAGATCCGGAATAAGCAGTCGGCTCAGGAGAGCAGGAAGAAGAAAAAGGAATATATTGATGGTCTGGAGAGCAG GATGGCTGCCTGCAACACACACAACCAGGAGCTTCAGAGGAAAGTGTTCCAGCTGGAGAAATGCAATAC GTCTCTGATGGGGCAGCTGCACAGGCTGCAGAGTCTGGTCATGGGCAGCTCCAAAAAGACCGCCCAGACTGGGACTTGTGTCCTG GTACTGCTCCTGTCCTTCTCCATCATCCTCTTCCCCAGCCTGAACCCTTTTGCCAAGGTCAGCCAAGGAGGGGACTTCAGCCCAGTGAGGG TCCAGTCACGGTCCCTGCACAacctccagtcctccagagtGCTACATGTGATTGACCAGCTGTACCAAACTGCAGACGACAAGGCCAAGCCTCCAGACAACCATGTCCTGGGAGACCAGGGTGTGGATGCGATTATGTCTCTGCTGGGAAAACTGGGCACTGGTCACAGCAGCCAAGGACTGCCCAATTTTGACCCCATGTCTCAAAATAATAGCATGGACGAGCAAGTCCATTTCCAGGGAGACCCCATTACTGGCCATATAGCTACAGTGACTTGGAATCCACACCGCAGAGCCACACTACGCCCACATGCTGATGACATGTGA
- the hmg20b gene encoding SWI/SNF-related matrix-associated actin-dependent regulator of chromatin subfamily E member 1-related isoform X4, producing MGGVKQEQNDGPPPRGTQSSDAVQEEPVKKRGWPKGKKRKKVLPNGPKAPVTGYVRFLNERREQIRAKHPDLPFPEITKRLGAEWSRLAPHDKQRFLDEAEREKLQYARELREYQQSEAYQITSAKIQDKKVKRESPSVIINANSSGSAALKGSDHLSNRFDVPIFTEEFLDQNKAREAELRRLRKANVEFEEQNAVLQKHISDMYSAKERLEAELGQDELRTQALHRHLLAIKHTLVGSLSTVALPGTGETPSLGTLDSYLSRLSGTLESNPHEHRALLAQLHDVLSHLDSEKL from the exons ATGGGTGGTGTGAAGCAGGAGCAAAATGATGGACCTCCACCAAGAGGCACGCAGTCCTCTGATGCAGTACAAGAAGAG CCTGTGAAGAAGAGAGGTTGGCCCAAGGGTAAGAAGAGAAAGAAGGTGTTGCCCAATGGTCCCAAGGCACCAGTGACAGGATATGTGCGTTTCCTGAATGAACGGCGGGAGCAGATCCGTGCCAAACACCCCGACCTGCCCTTTCCAGAAATCACCAAGAGGCTGGGTGCAGAGTGGAGCCGCTTAGCACCTCATGACAAACAG CGCTTCCTGGAtgaggcagagcgagagaagCTGCAGTATGCCCGGGAGCTGAGAGAATACCAACAGAGTGAAGCCTATCAGATCACCAGTGCCAAGATCCAGGACAAGAAGGTCAAGAGAG AGTCTCCATCTGTCATTATCAATGCTAACAGTTCTGGATCAGCTGCTCTGAAG GGTTCAGATCATCTGTCCAACAGATTTGATGTTCCAATATTTACAGAGGAATTCCTGGACCAGAACAAGG CCCGGGAAGCGGAGCTGCGGCGTTTACGCAAAGCAAATGTGGAGTTTGAGGAGCAGAACGCAGTGTTGCAgaagcacatttcagacatgtaCAGCGCTAAGGAGAGACTGGAAGCTGAACTGGGGCAGGATGAGCTCCGGACGCAGGCTCTGCACAGGCACCTGCTGGCCATCAAACACACCCTCGTCGGCAGCCTGTCCACTGTGGCCCTGCCAG GCACGGGTGAGACCCCCTCTCTTGGTACCCTGGACTCTTACCTGAGTCGCCTGAGTGGTACTCTGGAGAGCAATCCTCATGAGCACCGTGCCTTGCTGGCTCAGCTTCACGATGTCCTTTCTCACCTTGACAG TGAGAAACTATGA
- the LOC109897844 gene encoding elongation factor 2 isoform X2, which yields MMNKMDRALLELQLEPEDLFQTFQRIVENVNVIIATYGEDESGPMGAIMIDPVIGTVGFGSGLHGWAFTLKQFAEMYVMKFAAKGDAQLGPAERCKKVEDMMKKLWGERFFDPATGKFSKSANGPDGKKLPRTFSQLVLDPIFKVFDAIMNFKKEETAKLIEKLDIKLDNEDKEKEGKPLLKAVMRRWLPAGEALLQMITIHLPSPVTAQKYRCELLYEGPGDDEAAMGIKNCDPKAPLMMYISKMVPTTDKGRFYAFGRVFSGCVSSGQKVRIMGPNFTPGKKEDLYLKPIQRTILMMGRYIEPIEDVPCGNIVGLVGVDQYLVKTGTITTFEQAHNMRVMKFSVSPVVRVAVEAKNPADLPKLVEGLKRLAKSDPMVQCIIEESGEHIIAGAGELHLEICLKDLEEDHACIPLKKSDPVVSYRETVSEESDQMCLSKSPNKHNRLYMKARPFPDGLAEDIEKGDVSARQELKVRARFLADKYEWDVSEARKIWCFGPDGTGPNLLMDVTKGVQYLNEIKDSVVAGFQWAVKEGALCEENMRAVRFDVHDVTLHTDAIHRGGGQIIPTARRVLYACQLTAQPRLMEPVYLVEIQCPEQVVGGIYGVLNRKRGHVFEESQVMGTPMFIVKAYLPVNESFGFTADLRSNTGGQAFPQCVFDHWQILQGDPQDSSTKISQIVADTRKRKGLKEGIPALDNYLDKL from the exons ATGATGAACAAGATGGACCGGGCCCTGCTGGAGCTGCAGCTGGAGCCAGAGGATCTGTTCCAGACCTTCCAGCGCATCGTGGAGAATGTCAACGTGATCATTGCCACTTACGGAGAGGATGAGAGTGGTCCCATGGGCGCTATCATG ATTGACCCGGTCATTGGAACTGTTGGCTTTGGGTCGGGACTCCACGGATGGGCCTTCACCCTGAAGCAGTTTGCTGAAATGTACGTGATGAAGTTTGCTGCCAAGGGTGATGCACAACTAGGACCTGCAGAGCGCTGCAAGAAGGTGGAGGACATGATGAAGAAGCTGTGGGGTGAAAG GTTTTTCGACCCAGCCACTGGCAAGTTCAGCAAGTCTGCCAACGGACCTGATGGAAAGAAGCTCCCCCGTACCTTCTCTCAGCTCGTCCTAGACCCCATCTTCAAG GTGTTTGACGCCATCATGAACTTCAAGAAGGAGGAGACGGCCAAGTTGATAGAGAAGCTGGACATCAAGCTGGACAATGAGGACAAGGAGAAGGAGGGCAAGCCTTTGCTGAAGGCTGTGATGCGTCGCTGGCTGCCAGCCGGAGAGGCCCTGCTTCAGATGATCACCATCCACCTGCCCTCCCCCGTCACGGCCCAGAAGTACCGTTGTGAGCTGCTCTATGAAGGACCTGGTGACGATGAAGCTGCCATGG GTATCAAGAACTGCGACCCCAAGGCTCCCTTGATGATGTACATCTCCAAGATGGTGCCCACCACCGACAAGGGTCGCTTCTACGCCTttggccgagtcttctctggctGCGTGTCTTCCGGCCAAAAGGTGCGCATTATGGGACCAAACTTCACCCCTGGAAAGAAAGAGGACCTCTACCTCAAACCAATTCAGAG GACCATTCTGATGATGGGACGTTACATTGAGCCCATCGAGGACGTGCCATGCGGGAACATTGTTGGTCTGGTTGGAGTAGACCAGTACCTGGTGAAGACCGGGACCATCACTACCTTCGAGCAGGCCCACAACATGAGGGTGATGAAATTCAGCGTCAGCCCTGTGGTGAGAGTGGCTGTGGAGGCCAAGAACCCTGCTGACCTACCTAAGCTGGTGGAGGGCCTGAAGCGTCTAGCCAAGTCTGACCCCATGGTGCAGTGTATCATCGAGGAGTCTGGAGAGCACATTATCGCTGGAGCCGGTGAGCTGCATCTGGAGATCTGCCTCAAGGATCTGGAGGAGGACCATGCCTGCATTCCACTGAAG AAATCCGACCCGGTGGTTTCCTACAGGGAGACTGTGTCTGAGGAGTCTGACCAGATGTGCCTGTCCAAGTCCCCCAACAAACACAACCGTCTGTACATGAAAGCCCGTCCCTTCCCCGACGGCCTGGCTGAGGACATCGAAAAGGGTGACGTCAGTGCCAGACAGGAACTGAAGGTCCGTGCCCGTTTCCTGGCCGACAAGTACGAGTGGGATGTGTCTGAGGCCCGTAAGATCTGGTGCTTCGGCCCCGACGGTACCGGCCCCAACCTGCTGATGGACGTGACCAAGGGAGTCCAGTACCTGAACGAGATCAAGGACAGCGTGGTGGCTGGCTTCCAGTGGGCTGTCAAGGAG GGTGCCCTGTGCGAGGAGAATATGCGTGCTGTCCGCTTTGACGTTCACGATGTGACCCTCCACACAGATGCTATCCACCGGGGTGGTGGTCAGATCATTCCCACAGCCCGCAGAGTGCTGTATGCATGCCAGCTTACAGCTCAGCCAAGACTCATGGAGCCTGTCTACCTGGTGGAGATTCAG tGTCCTGAGCAGGTGGTGGGAGGCATCTATGGTGTGCTGAACAGGAAGCGCGGTCACGTTTTCGAGGAGTCCCAGGTCATGGGGACCCCCATGTTCATCGTCAAGGCTTACCTGCCTGTCAACGAGTCCTTCG GTTTCACAGCAGACCTGCGTTCCAACACCGGTGGCCAGGCCTTCCCCCAGTGTGTGTTTGACCACTGGCAGATCCTCCAGGGAGATCCCCAGGACTCATCCACCAAGATTTCCCAGATTGTGGCTGACACACGTAAACGCAAGGGGCTCAAGGAGGGAATTCCTGCATTGGATAACTACCTGGACAAATTGTAA
- the LOC109897844 gene encoding elongation factor 2 isoform X1 translates to MVNFTVDQIRAIMDKKSNIRNMSVIAHVDHGKSTLTDSLVSKAGIIAGSRAGETRFTDTRKDEQERCITIKSTAISMYYELSENDMAFIKQCKDGVGFLINLIDSPGHVDFSSEVTAALRVTDGALVVVDCVSGVCVQTETVLRQAIAERIKPVLMMNKMDRALLELQLEPEDLFQTFQRIVENVNVIIATYGEDESGPMGAIMIDPVIGTVGFGSGLHGWAFTLKQFAEMYVMKFAAKGDAQLGPAERCKKVEDMMKKLWGERFFDPATGKFSKSANGPDGKKLPRTFSQLVLDPIFKVFDAIMNFKKEETAKLIEKLDIKLDNEDKEKEGKPLLKAVMRRWLPAGEALLQMITIHLPSPVTAQKYRCELLYEGPGDDEAAMGIKNCDPKAPLMMYISKMVPTTDKGRFYAFGRVFSGCVSSGQKVRIMGPNFTPGKKEDLYLKPIQRTILMMGRYIEPIEDVPCGNIVGLVGVDQYLVKTGTITTFEQAHNMRVMKFSVSPVVRVAVEAKNPADLPKLVEGLKRLAKSDPMVQCIIEESGEHIIAGAGELHLEICLKDLEEDHACIPLKKSDPVVSYRETVSEESDQMCLSKSPNKHNRLYMKARPFPDGLAEDIEKGDVSARQELKVRARFLADKYEWDVSEARKIWCFGPDGTGPNLLMDVTKGVQYLNEIKDSVVAGFQWAVKEGALCEENMRAVRFDVHDVTLHTDAIHRGGGQIIPTARRVLYACQLTAQPRLMEPVYLVEIQCPEQVVGGIYGVLNRKRGHVFEESQVMGTPMFIVKAYLPVNESFGFTADLRSNTGGQAFPQCVFDHWQILQGDPQDSSTKISQIVADTRKRKGLKEGIPALDNYLDKL, encoded by the exons ATG GTGAACTTTACCGTAGACCAAATCCGTGCCATCATGGACAAGAAGTCCAACATCCGTAACATGTCTGTGATTGCGCACGTCGACCATGGTAAGTCCACCCTGACAGACTCACTAGTGTCGAAGGCTGGTATCATCGCAGGATCCCGTGCTGGAGAGACCCGTTTCACCGACACACGAAAGGACGAGCAGGAGCGCTGCATTACCATCAAGTCAAC TGCCATCTCCATGTACTACGAACTCTCTGAGAATGACATGGCCTTCATCAAGCAGTGCAAAGATGGCGTTGGGTTTCTCATCAACCTGATTGACTCTCCAGGCCACGTTGACTTCTCCTCTGAGGTCACAGCCGCTCTCCGTGTCACTGATGGAGCCCTGGTTGTTGTGGACTGCGTGTCAG gtgtgtgtgtgcagacagaGACCGTGCTCAGGCAGGCCATTGCTGAGCGTATCAAGCCCGTGCTGATGATGAACAAGATGGACCGGGCCCTGCTGGAGCTGCAGCTGGAGCCAGAGGATCTGTTCCAGACCTTCCAGCGCATCGTGGAGAATGTCAACGTGATCATTGCCACTTACGGAGAGGATGAGAGTGGTCCCATGGGCGCTATCATG ATTGACCCGGTCATTGGAACTGTTGGCTTTGGGTCGGGACTCCACGGATGGGCCTTCACCCTGAAGCAGTTTGCTGAAATGTACGTGATGAAGTTTGCTGCCAAGGGTGATGCACAACTAGGACCTGCAGAGCGCTGCAAGAAGGTGGAGGACATGATGAAGAAGCTGTGGGGTGAAAG GTTTTTCGACCCAGCCACTGGCAAGTTCAGCAAGTCTGCCAACGGACCTGATGGAAAGAAGCTCCCCCGTACCTTCTCTCAGCTCGTCCTAGACCCCATCTTCAAG GTGTTTGACGCCATCATGAACTTCAAGAAGGAGGAGACGGCCAAGTTGATAGAGAAGCTGGACATCAAGCTGGACAATGAGGACAAGGAGAAGGAGGGCAAGCCTTTGCTGAAGGCTGTGATGCGTCGCTGGCTGCCAGCCGGAGAGGCCCTGCTTCAGATGATCACCATCCACCTGCCCTCCCCCGTCACGGCCCAGAAGTACCGTTGTGAGCTGCTCTATGAAGGACCTGGTGACGATGAAGCTGCCATGG GTATCAAGAACTGCGACCCCAAGGCTCCCTTGATGATGTACATCTCCAAGATGGTGCCCACCACCGACAAGGGTCGCTTCTACGCCTttggccgagtcttctctggctGCGTGTCTTCCGGCCAAAAGGTGCGCATTATGGGACCAAACTTCACCCCTGGAAAGAAAGAGGACCTCTACCTCAAACCAATTCAGAG GACCATTCTGATGATGGGACGTTACATTGAGCCCATCGAGGACGTGCCATGCGGGAACATTGTTGGTCTGGTTGGAGTAGACCAGTACCTGGTGAAGACCGGGACCATCACTACCTTCGAGCAGGCCCACAACATGAGGGTGATGAAATTCAGCGTCAGCCCTGTGGTGAGAGTGGCTGTGGAGGCCAAGAACCCTGCTGACCTACCTAAGCTGGTGGAGGGCCTGAAGCGTCTAGCCAAGTCTGACCCCATGGTGCAGTGTATCATCGAGGAGTCTGGAGAGCACATTATCGCTGGAGCCGGTGAGCTGCATCTGGAGATCTGCCTCAAGGATCTGGAGGAGGACCATGCCTGCATTCCACTGAAG AAATCCGACCCGGTGGTTTCCTACAGGGAGACTGTGTCTGAGGAGTCTGACCAGATGTGCCTGTCCAAGTCCCCCAACAAACACAACCGTCTGTACATGAAAGCCCGTCCCTTCCCCGACGGCCTGGCTGAGGACATCGAAAAGGGTGACGTCAGTGCCAGACAGGAACTGAAGGTCCGTGCCCGTTTCCTGGCCGACAAGTACGAGTGGGATGTGTCTGAGGCCCGTAAGATCTGGTGCTTCGGCCCCGACGGTACCGGCCCCAACCTGCTGATGGACGTGACCAAGGGAGTCCAGTACCTGAACGAGATCAAGGACAGCGTGGTGGCTGGCTTCCAGTGGGCTGTCAAGGAG GGTGCCCTGTGCGAGGAGAATATGCGTGCTGTCCGCTTTGACGTTCACGATGTGACCCTCCACACAGATGCTATCCACCGGGGTGGTGGTCAGATCATTCCCACAGCCCGCAGAGTGCTGTATGCATGCCAGCTTACAGCTCAGCCAAGACTCATGGAGCCTGTCTACCTGGTGGAGATTCAG tGTCCTGAGCAGGTGGTGGGAGGCATCTATGGTGTGCTGAACAGGAAGCGCGGTCACGTTTTCGAGGAGTCCCAGGTCATGGGGACCCCCATGTTCATCGTCAAGGCTTACCTGCCTGTCAACGAGTCCTTCG GTTTCACAGCAGACCTGCGTTCCAACACCGGTGGCCAGGCCTTCCCCCAGTGTGTGTTTGACCACTGGCAGATCCTCCAGGGAGATCCCCAGGACTCATCCACCAAGATTTCCCAGATTGTGGCTGACACACGTAAACGCAAGGGGCTCAAGGAGGGAATTCCTGCATTGGATAACTACCTGGACAAATTGTAA
- the hmg20b gene encoding SWI/SNF-related matrix-associated actin-dependent regulator of chromatin subfamily E member 1-related isoform X3, with protein sequence MGGVKQEQNDGPPPRGTQSSDAVQEEPVKKRGWPKGKKRKKVLPNGPKAPVTGYVRFLNERREQIRAKHPDLPFPEITKRLGAEWSRLAPHDKQRFLDEAEREKLQYARELREYQQSEAYQITSAKIQDKKVKREESPSVIINANSSGSAALKGSDHLSNRFDVPIFTEEFLDQNKAREAELRRLRKANVEFEEQNAVLQKHISDMYSAKERLEAELGQDELRTQALHRHLLAIKHTLVGSLSTVALPGTGETPSLGTLDSYLSRLSGTLESNPHEHRALLAQLHDVLSHLDSEKL encoded by the exons ATGGGTGGTGTGAAGCAGGAGCAAAATGATGGACCTCCACCAAGAGGCACGCAGTCCTCTGATGCAGTACAAGAAGAG CCTGTGAAGAAGAGAGGTTGGCCCAAGGGTAAGAAGAGAAAGAAGGTGTTGCCCAATGGTCCCAAGGCACCAGTGACAGGATATGTGCGTTTCCTGAATGAACGGCGGGAGCAGATCCGTGCCAAACACCCCGACCTGCCCTTTCCAGAAATCACCAAGAGGCTGGGTGCAGAGTGGAGCCGCTTAGCACCTCATGACAAACAG CGCTTCCTGGAtgaggcagagcgagagaagCTGCAGTATGCCCGGGAGCTGAGAGAATACCAACAGAGTGAAGCCTATCAGATCACCAGTGCCAAGATCCAGGACAAGAAGGTCAAGAGAG AAGAGTCTCCATCTGTCATTATCAATGCTAACAGTTCTGGATCAGCTGCTCTGAAG GGTTCAGATCATCTGTCCAACAGATTTGATGTTCCAATATTTACAGAGGAATTCCTGGACCAGAACAAGG CCCGGGAAGCGGAGCTGCGGCGTTTACGCAAAGCAAATGTGGAGTTTGAGGAGCAGAACGCAGTGTTGCAgaagcacatttcagacatgtaCAGCGCTAAGGAGAGACTGGAAGCTGAACTGGGGCAGGATGAGCTCCGGACGCAGGCTCTGCACAGGCACCTGCTGGCCATCAAACACACCCTCGTCGGCAGCCTGTCCACTGTGGCCCTGCCAG GCACGGGTGAGACCCCCTCTCTTGGTACCCTGGACTCTTACCTGAGTCGCCTGAGTGGTACTCTGGAGAGCAATCCTCATGAGCACCGTGCCTTGCTGGCTCAGCTTCACGATGTCCTTTCTCACCTTGACAG TGAGAAACTATGA
- the hmg20b gene encoding SWI/SNF-related matrix-associated actin-dependent regulator of chromatin subfamily E member 1-related isoform X2 — MMDLHQEARSPLMQYKKRQEKGNWPHTDMNNSTVSTLCIHRLPTPVKKRGWPKGKKRKKVLPNGPKAPVTGYVRFLNERREQIRAKHPDLPFPEITKRLGAEWSRLAPHDKQRFLDEAEREKLQYARELREYQQSEAYQITSAKIQDKKVKRESPSVIINANSSGSAALKGSDHLSNRFDVPIFTEEFLDQNKAREAELRRLRKANVEFEEQNAVLQKHISDMYSAKERLEAELGQDELRTQALHRHLLAIKHTLVGSLSTVALPGTGETPSLGTLDSYLSRLSGTLESNPHEHRALLAQLHDVLSHLDSEKL; from the exons ATGATGGACCTCCACCAAGAGGCACGCAGTCCTCTGATGCAGTACAAGAAGAGGCAAGAGAAGGGGAATTGGCCCCATACTGACATGAATAACagtactgtctctactctgtgTATACACAGACTACCCACT CCTGTGAAGAAGAGAGGTTGGCCCAAGGGTAAGAAGAGAAAGAAGGTGTTGCCCAATGGTCCCAAGGCACCAGTGACAGGATATGTGCGTTTCCTGAATGAACGGCGGGAGCAGATCCGTGCCAAACACCCCGACCTGCCCTTTCCAGAAATCACCAAGAGGCTGGGTGCAGAGTGGAGCCGCTTAGCACCTCATGACAAACAG CGCTTCCTGGAtgaggcagagcgagagaagCTGCAGTATGCCCGGGAGCTGAGAGAATACCAACAGAGTGAAGCCTATCAGATCACCAGTGCCAAGATCCAGGACAAGAAGGTCAAGAGAG AGTCTCCATCTGTCATTATCAATGCTAACAGTTCTGGATCAGCTGCTCTGAAG GGTTCAGATCATCTGTCCAACAGATTTGATGTTCCAATATTTACAGAGGAATTCCTGGACCAGAACAAGG CCCGGGAAGCGGAGCTGCGGCGTTTACGCAAAGCAAATGTGGAGTTTGAGGAGCAGAACGCAGTGTTGCAgaagcacatttcagacatgtaCAGCGCTAAGGAGAGACTGGAAGCTGAACTGGGGCAGGATGAGCTCCGGACGCAGGCTCTGCACAGGCACCTGCTGGCCATCAAACACACCCTCGTCGGCAGCCTGTCCACTGTGGCCCTGCCAG GCACGGGTGAGACCCCCTCTCTTGGTACCCTGGACTCTTACCTGAGTCGCCTGAGTGGTACTCTGGAGAGCAATCCTCATGAGCACCGTGCCTTGCTGGCTCAGCTTCACGATGTCCTTTCTCACCTTGACAG TGAGAAACTATGA
- the hmg20b gene encoding SWI/SNF-related matrix-associated actin-dependent regulator of chromatin subfamily E member 1-related isoform X1, which produces MMDLHQEARSPLMQYKKRQEKGNWPHTDMNNSTVSTLCIHRLPTPVKKRGWPKGKKRKKVLPNGPKAPVTGYVRFLNERREQIRAKHPDLPFPEITKRLGAEWSRLAPHDKQRFLDEAEREKLQYARELREYQQSEAYQITSAKIQDKKVKREESPSVIINANSSGSAALKGSDHLSNRFDVPIFTEEFLDQNKAREAELRRLRKANVEFEEQNAVLQKHISDMYSAKERLEAELGQDELRTQALHRHLLAIKHTLVGSLSTVALPGTGETPSLGTLDSYLSRLSGTLESNPHEHRALLAQLHDVLSHLDSEKL; this is translated from the exons ATGATGGACCTCCACCAAGAGGCACGCAGTCCTCTGATGCAGTACAAGAAGAGGCAAGAGAAGGGGAATTGGCCCCATACTGACATGAATAACagtactgtctctactctgtgTATACACAGACTACCCACT CCTGTGAAGAAGAGAGGTTGGCCCAAGGGTAAGAAGAGAAAGAAGGTGTTGCCCAATGGTCCCAAGGCACCAGTGACAGGATATGTGCGTTTCCTGAATGAACGGCGGGAGCAGATCCGTGCCAAACACCCCGACCTGCCCTTTCCAGAAATCACCAAGAGGCTGGGTGCAGAGTGGAGCCGCTTAGCACCTCATGACAAACAG CGCTTCCTGGAtgaggcagagcgagagaagCTGCAGTATGCCCGGGAGCTGAGAGAATACCAACAGAGTGAAGCCTATCAGATCACCAGTGCCAAGATCCAGGACAAGAAGGTCAAGAGAG AAGAGTCTCCATCTGTCATTATCAATGCTAACAGTTCTGGATCAGCTGCTCTGAAG GGTTCAGATCATCTGTCCAACAGATTTGATGTTCCAATATTTACAGAGGAATTCCTGGACCAGAACAAGG CCCGGGAAGCGGAGCTGCGGCGTTTACGCAAAGCAAATGTGGAGTTTGAGGAGCAGAACGCAGTGTTGCAgaagcacatttcagacatgtaCAGCGCTAAGGAGAGACTGGAAGCTGAACTGGGGCAGGATGAGCTCCGGACGCAGGCTCTGCACAGGCACCTGCTGGCCATCAAACACACCCTCGTCGGCAGCCTGTCCACTGTGGCCCTGCCAG GCACGGGTGAGACCCCCTCTCTTGGTACCCTGGACTCTTACCTGAGTCGCCTGAGTGGTACTCTGGAGAGCAATCCTCATGAGCACCGTGCCTTGCTGGCTCAGCTTCACGATGTCCTTTCTCACCTTGACAG TGAGAAACTATGA